The DNA sequence ATGAAAAAAACACTAATTATAGGCGCAAGCGGACAAATCGGTAAAATGACGACAAAGCAACTGTTAGCCGATGGTAAAACAGTAATAGCCTTAGTGCGTGATAAAAGTAAATTGGCTGATATTAGCTGCGATAAACTGCACATAGTTGAGGGGGATTTGGAGAATGACTTCAGCCAGGCATTTGCAGATTGCGATCAGGTCATATTCAGTGCCGGCTCCGGTGGCAAAACAGGCGATGATAAAACCATGCTTATTGATTTATGGGCCGCATGTAAAGCCGTAGATTACGCAAAATTGGCTAATGTTTCACATTTTGTTATGGTCAGCTCTATTGGCGCTGACGACCCTTCCCAAGGTACAGAAATCATGAAGCCTTACATGGTTGCCAAACATATGGCCGATGAACACTTGATAGGCAGTGGGCTAAATTACACCATATTTAGACCTGGCTTATTAACCGATAATAACGCCACAGGTAAAGTGAAAACCATCAGGCCCAGCAACAAAGAAGATATGACCATTAATCGAGAAGATGTCGCCAGCGTACTGACCTATACAGTAGGTAAATCTGAGCTAGGTGGGAAAATATTTGAATTATTTAACGGCGAAAAAACCCTCGCTGATATATTAAATTAATCCATTAAATGGGTAGACATTTTCCTTAACGAGTCCAAGAAACAAAAAAACATCAAGGCCAGTATAGTACTGGCTTTTTTTATTTGAGATTATATCGGCTTTAAAAAAGCATCACGTTCGACCGTTAAGTGCTCAAGAATCCCTTTTTGATTTACGTTAGGTTAGATATCAAAAAACAACCTAGACTCTACCGTTTGAGCTAAACCTCGTGCAAGTTGCAGATATTTTCTCAATTCCTCCTGTTCAGCAGATAATATTTCCCATTTAATTTCACTTTCTAAGGAAAGCCCCATATTTGCCCCCGTAAACAGCTCACTTTGCGTAAGCCCCGTTAAAGGTGTAATTGTTGCGACATGCTCTTTAAGATCGCGTGCAACAGGATTTTGAAACTTTTTAGTGTATTTGAAAATCTTTTGCGTCCACTATTTTTGCTTAGTAACGAGTCGCCATTTTGCTTGATCCTCTGGGCTTATTAGTGAAATAACAAAAGGCTCAACAGCCAATCCTTTTTTAAAAGCTTTTTTACGATTTAGGAAAAAGGCGGTTGGAAGGCTCGAAGGTTCAAAGCTGGAAGCTGGAGGCTGGAAGGCAAACCCGCCCCCCACCCCGTCGTTCCCGAATTGTTTTGTCGGGAATCTCGAAACTCGAAGCTTAAAGCTCGAAACGCACTCGCATATATAAAAAGCCACTGTTTTCTTGATCTAGGTCTGTTGCATAGCTCTGGATAGAGTTTATTCTGGCCATACTTAAATGAAAACTAAATAAAAGGCAGAGTAAAAGACAGGATATCCATTTATTGAAACAGCAAAAAAGCATTAAGTTCCTCAATAAAACACCTTAAAGATCAGGGTGAAAACAGTTACCCGTTGGCAATAAAATTATTTATTCAGTCACTATTGACGCTGAAATAGATTTTCCGATCAGCATTAACGAGATAGATAGCGATCTATGAGTGTCCACACAATTTTATAGGAGGTAATATGACAACAGCCGGGAGTGGCATTCAAGCCGTTGATTTAGCGGTTAAACCATTTGGTTGGTTATTATTAACAGTATTTATCGTAGGCTATTACTTTATCGCTGCAGAAGAAAAGTACCATATAAACAAAGCTAAGCCGGCATTGTTTACCGGTACATTTATGTTTATGTTGCTAGGTGGTTATTACGCCGTTAATGGACTTGATTTTTCAGCCTTTGACACCGAAATAGCACACTTGATACTGGAAATTGCAGAGATTTTCTTCTTCTTATTTGTCGCAATGACCTTTATTGAAGCGCTTATTGAGAGAAATGTTTT is a window from the Psychromonas ingrahamii 37 genome containing:
- a CDS encoding SDR family oxidoreductase codes for the protein MKKTLIIGASGQIGKMTTKQLLADGKTVIALVRDKSKLADISCDKLHIVEGDLENDFSQAFADCDQVIFSAGSGGKTGDDKTMLIDLWAACKAVDYAKLANVSHFVMVSSIGADDPSQGTEIMKPYMVAKHMADEHLIGSGLNYTIFRPGLLTDNNATGKVKTIRPSNKEDMTINREDVASVLTYTVGKSELGGKIFELFNGEKTLADILN